In Chloroflexota bacterium, the DNA window GGACCAGCAATTCTCATTTTGGAGTCTGGCCACCAAGCTGCCCCCGACCCCCTCCCAACGAAGTTGGGAGGGGGTCGGGGGGAGGGCAGCATTACTTACTCGTCGAATCGGTTTGCGTGATAAACACCTGAGCACCAGCGCATGACAAGCCGCCATTGGAAAGTACCCGTCCAATGCCAAATTGAGAATTGCTGGCGATGGACGGGGATATATCAATGGTAACTGCTCACGGCCTGTCGGAATGATCGGAGCATGACCCGGGATTCCAGCCTTTTTGCACCATCTCGCGAAACGCCCGAAAGCCGTCATGTCATTTCGAAGCCGCGTAGCGGCTGAGAAATCCAGCCCGAACGGCTTGGAAAGACTTCTCGGTCGCTACGCGACCTCGAAATGACATCGCCGCACCGCAGTGATGGTGAAGCACATGCGCCCGTGAGCAGTTACTATCAATGAATTGTCGGCATGATGGCGGTGGCGCACTGCGGGTCGACACGCAGTGCGGCCCCTACGGGCGTGGGCGCGGAGACCACGCTTTACTGTTTGACGACCGCAGGGCCGCCGCAGTACAATGGGCCATTCCATCGCAGCGGGAGACATGCTATGACCACCGTATTGATCCTGCCGGGCTGGGACAATTCCGGCCCGGAGCACTGGCAGAGTCTGTGGGAAGCGGCGCACCCGGAATACCGCCGCGTGCAGCAGCGCGACTGGACGACGCCGCAGCGCGCCGACTGGGTCGAGACGCTCGGCCGCGCGGTGAGCGCGCACAACGATGACGTGGTGCTCGTGGCGCACAGCCTCGGCTGCATCCTGACGGCGCACTGGGCGTCCGAACACGGCCGGCCGATTCGCGGTGCGCTATTGGTTGCGCCCGGCGATCTGGATCGCAGCGGCGGGCATGACGCGCCGGGCTGGTCAGCGAGCTGGAGGCCGGTGCCGCTGGCGCGCTTCCCGTTCCCGAGCATCGTAGTCGGCAGTATGAACGACCCGTACTGCACGGCTGAACGGTCGGCGTTCTTCGCGGCGTCGTGGGGCAGCCGGCTCGTCAATATCGGCGCGCACGGGCATATCAACGTCGCGGCCGGATTCGGTTTGTGGCCGCAAGGCGAGTCGCTGTTGCAGGAATTGATCCGGTAGGCAACATCGAAAAGGGGAGGACAACCGATGGATGACAAGGTTCGAGAGTTTCTGATGAAGCATCACGCCGCCATCATGGCGACGATTCGCAAAGACGGCCAGCCGCACGTCGCGCGCGTGACGGTGGCGCTGGTGGATGGCAAGCTCTGGAGTTCGAGCACGCAGACGCGCCTGCGCACGCAGTTCCTGCGTCGCGACCCACGCGCCACGCTCTGTGTGCTGGACGAGGGCAATGCGGGGCGCTGGCTGGGTCTCGAGACGAAGGTGCGCATCCTCGATGGGCCGGACGCGGCCCGGCAGAACCTCGCCCTGCGGCGCGTCATCGCCGGCGACCCGCCCGACGTCGAGCAGTACCTGCGCGAGAAGATTGCGGAGCAGCGCTTGATCTACGAGTTCGAGATCGTGCACGCGTACGGGCAGTATTAGCGCCGAAGGCTGTGAGCGCGGCGCCGGCGGCGTCTACTGAGCGTGTCGTCCCCCGCAAGAACCACGGGCCGTCCCATTGGGACGGCCCGTGTATGGTCGCCGCGCCGGTTGCGGTATTGCAGCAGTTCTCATTTTGGAGTCGGCTGCCAATATGCCCCCTCATCCCCTGCCCCTTCTCCCCCGCGCGCGCGGGGGAGAAGGGGAAAAGCTGACGGGGAGGTGCGCGGCGGCGCAGCCGCCGCGCACCTCCCCTAAGAATCTCGCCCCCTCCCAACTTCGTTGGGAGGGGGTCGGGGGGAGGGTAGCGCCATTTTTTCGGCGGGCCAGCTTGCGTGACAAGCGCCTGAGAGCCAGCGCATCGCAAGCGGCATTGGAAAGTACCCGTACAAAGCCAAATTGAGAATTGCTGGCGGTATTGCCGTGGCCTTGACTTCTAGCCCGTCACATGATCCTACGCAGGCTCGGGCTGCGCGCGCATCATATCGCTGGCGATATTGACGATGATTTGCTCGGGATGCGCTTCGACGACTCTCAGGAAGGTGTCGACGACCTGCGGGTCAAAATGTCCGCCGCGGCAGCGCCGCAACTCGGCCAGTATCTCTTCCGCCGACATGGCGCGGTGATAAGGACGGTCGGAAGCCATCGCTTCAACGGCATCGCACAGGACGAGGATGCGCGCTTCGAGCGGAATCTGCTGGCCGCGCAAGCCGTCCGGGTAGCCGTTGCCATCCCACCGCTCGTGGTGGGCGCGCACGAACGGCGAGAGTAGCCGCAGGCTGGCCGAGGTATCCAGCAGGTCGGCGCCAATGGCGGCGTGGGTCTTGATGACCGTATACTCCTCGCTGGTGAGCCGGCCCGGTTTCTGAAGGATTTGCTCGGATATGGCCAGTTTGCCGATATCGTGCAGGAACGCCGCCTCGCGCAGCCGTTCGAGCCGTTCGGCCTCCAGACCCATCGTGGAGCCGACCGCGAGCGCATAGTCGGCGACCTTCCCGGCATGGCCGGCCACGTACGGATCCCGCGCATCAATGATCTTGCTGAGCGTGACGAACAACTCGCTGTTGAGCGTGCGAATGGCCGCGCTGGCGCTCTTCACTTCGTGGTTGGCGCGCGATAGCTCGGCGTTCATGCGCTTCAGCTCGCGGATGCTCGCGCTGGTCCGGTCGACATATTGTTTCTGGGTGTAGCGCAAGAGGAACAGCGGCAACGCAAAGGCGACGATGCTCAGAGGTCCGAACCAGCCCCAGAACAAGAACAAGATCACGCCGAGCGCGCCCAATACACCGTAGTGAGGCAACAGCCAGCGGTGGCGTTCCAGCCAGATGGTGCGGCTCGGCTGACCGGTTGTCAACCCCATGACGGCGGCGATCAGGCCCGTTTCGACCAGGAAGTAGCCGATCGCCGCAAAGATGCAGACGGTCATCAGCAGGAACAGGTTGTCGGCCTGGTTGGTCTCGTTCAAGAGCAGCATCGCCAGCGCCGGCAGCGCCCCGGCGAGGACGTGCACCGCCCAGTTGAAGGGCGCCTTGTACAGCGCGGTGCGCAACACGAAGCGACCTTCACGCGCCAGGGCGATGCGGTCGCCTATGGCGATGGCGGCGCTGACCAGCGCGACCGCCGGCAGGCCGCCCAGCAGAGCGGCCGCGAAGTTGGCGACAAATGACACGGAGATGGCGGCGTCGCCGTACAGATCGATATGGGAGACCTCGGTCGCCAGCGCCAGCAGCGCCAGCAGCCCAACGACGATCACATCGACGGGCGCATGCAGTGCGAATCCAAGCAGGCTGAGCGCGGCGGCTACCGTGATCACGCCGGCAACAAACAGCCCGAAGGGGGCCTGGGACGGTATGACGTTCCGCGCGGGAACGGACGCACTAGACGGTGCGGCGTCGCCGGATGGAAGTGGTGCGGAGGGCGCCGGTGCGCCGGCCGCCGGCGGCTGCGCCATGGCGGGCACCGGACGCGGGTTGAAGCGCACGAAACTGTGCGCTCGCTCCGCCTGCCCCGGGAACTGCAACTGGAGCGAATGCGGCACATCCGCTCCAAAGACGACGCAGTTGCGACCCTGGAGCTTGGCCTGATAGACGGCGATATCGGCTTCATGAATCAGCGAAATCGCGTTCTGTCCATCGGCGGGGAAGTTCGCGGCGCCGATGCTGAGCGTCACATGGATCGGATCGACACTGGTGGGAATCTGGAAGTTCGCCTCTTCGACCGCCCTGCGCAGGCGGTCGGCCAGCGCTTTGGCGCCCGGCTCGGTCGTTTCGGGCAGCACGATGGCGAACTCCTCGCCGCCGAAACGCCCCGCCAGGTCGCACTGTCTGGCCGTCTGGCGAATGATCTTGCCGATGTCGGCCAGCACCGCATCGCCGGCCAGATGGCCGTAGGTGTTGTTCACATTGCGCAGCAAATCCAGGTCGGCCATCAGGATGGTCAGTGGGCGGCCATAACGTTGTGATTTGTCCAGCTCTTCGGTGAACGCCTTCATGAAATACTTGGCGTTGAACAGACCCGTCTTGGAGTCGATCGATGCTTCTTTCTGTAGCTCCGGTACCTGCAGGGCGCGATAGAGTAATGGCAGAATGCCGAGCGCCGCCGCGATCAACCAGGGATCGGTGGCCCAGACCGACGAGAGCATGAACCCCAGGGTCAACAGCAGCAGGTCGCCGGCCAGGTTCCAGCCTTCTAGCACCCCGGACGCGCGCAGCGAGAGTCCGCGGGCGAACCAGATCGCCCCACCGATCAGCAGATGGTTAAAGACGACGTACGCGATGGCGGCCAGGGCAAATGGCGCCAGCATCGACTGCCAGCCGCTGACGGCCAGCGCGGCGCGCAGCAGCAGGAAGCCCTCGCGCGCGGCGAGGGCGGAGATGAGGTGCGCCGCAATATTGAAGGGCTGGATGTACCAGTTGCGCAGTTCGTTGGCGTTGGTCAGGCGCTCCTTGATCCATTCGACGAGGTAGGCGATGATGATCGTGAGCGCCAGCAGGTTGACGGGCAGGACGACCAGCGAGATTGCGATGAAGATGAGTGTGGCGTAATAGGTTTGGCGACCGGCGACGACCTTGAACATTTGGGCCGCGGTCGTCATGGTGACGAGCGCAACAAACGGCATGAGGTCCGCCCCGTTGACGGGCGTCCCGAAGCTGGGCCATACCAGAGCGCTCCCGGCGACCATCACCGCGAACACATAGAACCACGCGCTGCGCTTCACGGCATATCGTCCTTATGCAATCCGAAGTTGAAGGCCTCACGGGATCGGTTGCCGGCCGTCAGGTGGTCCTCGCTCGGCGGAGGCCAACGCCTCATAAGGCGCTCCGAGGAGGATTATGCCAGTTCAGCGGGCTTCGATCAAATAGGCTCGCAGGGAAAATGGGCGGGGCGTGCCGCTCAGCCGTCGCCGCTCGCCGTGCCGCATTGCGCGACCCTGCCGTGCGTGGCCCCGGGCAGGATGTATGCGCCGCCATACGCCGCGGACGATTCGCAGCGTTGGCTTTCAGGCGCGTCACAAGGAGGAGCACGGTCCAACACGACCAGGTCGTTCGGCTTCAGAGCGTCGAATCCATATGCGTGATCACCGGACCGCACCGCCGCACGAACGGAGGCGCCCCGCATGGCCGTTCCCACGGGAACGGGGTTGCGGGGCGCGTTTGTGTCGTGGATCAGGGCGGACATCAGCCAGTGGTGCGGGCCGGCGTTTGGACGGATAGTACCGCGATACACCGGTTTGGCTTCAGCGCCTGATCCTGCTTTCGTCCGATAGGGTCACTGTCTGTGTGCGCCGCAAATGCCTAGTTACCCCAGTAGTCACTGCCCCAGTTCACCGAGCCCCAGTTGACGCTGCCCCAGTTCACCGAGCCCCAGTTGACGCTGCCCCAGTTCACCGAACCCCAGTTGACGCTGCCCCAGGTCACAGGATTCGAACCGGTCCACAGTAGTTTGCTGGCACGCATGCCGGTGTTCGCCGTCTGCGAACTCGAGCCGGCTACGGCGTCATGGACATTGAGGTACGGCGCGCCGTTGCCCTGCGCGAACGGCCGCGCGGAGCTGCGCAGGCGATGCTTGACCTGGTCCGGATTCAGGTTGGGGTTCGCCTGCAAGACCAGAGCGGCAGCGGCGCTCACCATCGGCGCGGCCATCGATGTGCCTGACATGCGGAAGTAGTAGCGCGAGACGACGTTGGCGGGGTGTCCCGTGCCAAGCGTTGTCGAGTCCGTGAGCATCGAACTGACGATGTTGCGGCCCGGCGCGACCAGATCGGGCTTGCTGAAGCCATCGCTTGTCGTGCCATATGCCGAAAATGACGCCAGCGCGTCGTCACCGGTGGAGGCGGTGCCTTTGTCGTCCACGGCGCCGACCGTGATCACGAACGGGTCGTTGGCGGGCGGATACAGGCCGTTGCTGCCCGTGTTGCCGGCCGACACCACGACGACGATGCCATTGAACCAGAGGACTTCGACGGCCGCGTCGAGGGCGCTGACATCGTACGACTCGATGACATTGCTGTTCATCGACAGGTTGACAACGCGGATGCCGGTGCTGGCGCGGTTGTCGTTGATCCACTGCAACCCGTTCACGACATCCGAGGTCGCCGCCTGGCCCTGACTGTTGGCGACCTTGACGTTCACCAGTTTGGCTTTGGGCGCGATACCGATATACTGGCCCGAGTTGCTGGAACCGTTTCCGGCGATGATGCCAGCCACATGCGTGCCGTGGCCGTTCTCATCGCCGGTCGTTGACACGGTACTGTTGAATTCGATGCTGTATTTGATGCGGTTGGTGCTATCGCCGGGGTTGCTGAGGCTGGAGCGCAGATCATAGACACTGGCGATGCCACTATCCACGACGGCGACCGTCACGGAGCTGCCCTGATAGCCGTCGCTCCAGGTTTCGTCCGCATCGATGGCGCGGATGTAGGCGTTCACCAGGCGGCCGGTGACGACCGAGCCATCCGGGCCGCCTGCTTCGATCATGGCGCTGTCGAGGCTGACCCAGCGCACACCGTCGGTGCGCGCCAGCGTGATGGCCGCGCTGGCCGGTAACGCGGCGGCGAACGCGTTGATGATGTGCAGGTCTTTGGTGATGGCGCCGCCCAGTCGCGTCACCGCCTCCTCGACGGGCTGGGCCGCCGCCGTCTTCTGCACGATGACGCTCACCAACTGCGCCGGCGCCCGCGCGGCCAGCACGCGCAGTTCCGGCTGGGCGCGCAAAAAGACCTGCGCCGGGGCCGCGCCCGCGGCCAGCAGGCCCAGTACGAGGGCGAGCGCCATGACGCGTCCCACGCGGCTCGCGCGCCGGGTCCAGTTAATGCTTCGCAAACAACAAGTCACCATGTGAGCCCCTTGTGTGATATCTGGGGCAGCGGCCGCCACAAACGAAAAACCCGACTGCTCGTCGGGTTCCGGTCTGTGGCTGGGCTGCCATCTGCGATGTACTGCGGGCAACTCACAGTCATTCGGTAACCCGGCCATCCCACAGCGTGGGACCCGATGGTTTTGCGTCCTCGCCTTGCGGCGAGTTTGCCTTTATCGCGACTGTTTTCTATACGCAATCTATACGGTTGTAGAACCATTATATCAGCATCACATGCGAAAGTCTATTAAGATTCGCATTACGCAGCAGTTCTCAATTTGGCTTTGGCCGGTACTTTCCAATGCCGGCTTGTCATGCGTTGGCGCTCAGACGCTTAGCGCGCAAGCCGATTCGGCGAGTACGTCGTGTTGCCCTCCTTCCGACTCCCTCCCAAGAAGTTGGGAGGGGGTGCGATTCGATGGGGATTGGCGCGGCGGCGTAGCCGCCGCGCCAATCCCCATTCATTTCTCCCCTGCTCCCCCGCGCGCGGGGGAGCAGGGGCCAGGGGATAAGGGGGCAACCTGATGGACAGACTCCAAAATGAGAATTGCTGCGCATTGCGCACGGTCATTCAAGGGTCATAGTGCATCGCCATAATCCGACGAGCCGTACGCTGAGCGGCACACGACGCCGTCGAAGCGTGCGTGCATTTCCATGCCCTTCGACGGCGTTTTGTGCCGCTCTGGGCACGATCGCCAAGTTTGTCAAAGGAACTGAAAGCACCGGGCCGATCTGCCTAACCCACGTTTGCTCCCTGGTGTACGGGCGGCTCGAAAACAGCCTGCGTTAAGCCCAATGCCAAAGCACGACCGGGCAACGCCGAGTTCTGGCTCTTCGCATGTGCGAGACTGACAGGCGTTGGGTATCATTTTATCCTGCGAAGTGCTCTAGCTCGGCCAAT includes these proteins:
- a CDS encoding S8 family serine peptidase; its protein translation is MALALVLGLLAAGAAPAQVFLRAQPELRVLAARAPAQLVSVIVQKTAAAQPVEEAVTRLGGAITKDLHIINAFAAALPASAAITLARTDGVRWVSLDSAMIEAGGPDGSVVTGRLVNAYIRAIDADETWSDGYQGSSVTVAVVDSGIASVYDLRSSLSNPGDSTNRIKYSIEFNSTVSTTGDENGHGTHVAGIIAGNGSSNSGQYIGIAPKAKLVNVKVANSQGQAATSDVVNGLQWINDNRASTGIRVVNLSMNSNVIESYDVSALDAAVEVLWFNGIVVVVSAGNTGSNGLYPPANDPFVITVGAVDDKGTASTGDDALASFSAYGTTSDGFSKPDLVAPGRNIVSSMLTDSTTLGTGHPANVVSRYYFRMSGTSMAAPMVSAAAALVLQANPNLNPDQVKHRLRSSARPFAQGNGAPYLNVHDAVAGSSSQTANTGMRASKLLWTGSNPVTWGSVNWGSVNWGSVNWGSVNWGSVNWGSVNWGSDYWGN
- a CDS encoding diguanylate cyclase — translated: MKRSAWFYVFAVMVAGSALVWPSFGTPVNGADLMPFVALVTMTTAAQMFKVVAGRQTYYATLIFIAISLVVLPVNLLALTIIIAYLVEWIKERLTNANELRNWYIQPFNIAAHLISALAAREGFLLLRAALAVSGWQSMLAPFALAAIAYVVFNHLLIGGAIWFARGLSLRASGVLEGWNLAGDLLLLTLGFMLSSVWATDPWLIAAALGILPLLYRALQVPELQKEASIDSKTGLFNAKYFMKAFTEELDKSQRYGRPLTILMADLDLLRNVNNTYGHLAGDAVLADIGKIIRQTARQCDLAGRFGGEEFAIVLPETTEPGAKALADRLRRAVEEANFQIPTSVDPIHVTLSIGAANFPADGQNAISLIHEADIAVYQAKLQGRNCVVFGADVPHSLQLQFPGQAERAHSFVRFNPRPVPAMAQPPAAGAPAPSAPLPSGDAAPSSASVPARNVIPSQAPFGLFVAGVITVAAALSLLGFALHAPVDVIVVGLLALLALATEVSHIDLYGDAAISVSFVANFAAALLGGLPAVALVSAAIAIGDRIALAREGRFVLRTALYKAPFNWAVHVLAGALPALAMLLLNETNQADNLFLLMTVCIFAAIGYFLVETGLIAAVMGLTTGQPSRTIWLERHRWLLPHYGVLGALGVILFLFWGWFGPLSIVAFALPLFLLRYTQKQYVDRTSASIRELKRMNAELSRANHEVKSASAAIRTLNSELFVTLSKIIDARDPYVAGHAGKVADYALAVGSTMGLEAERLERLREAAFLHDIGKLAISEQILQKPGRLTSEEYTVIKTHAAIGADLLDTSASLRLLSPFVRAHHERWDGNGYPDGLRGQQIPLEARILVLCDAVEAMASDRPYHRAMSAEEILAELRRCRGGHFDPQVVDTFLRVVEAHPEQIIVNIASDMMRAQPEPA
- a CDS encoding serine hydrolase family protein → MTTVLILPGWDNSGPEHWQSLWEAAHPEYRRVQQRDWTTPQRADWVETLGRAVSAHNDDVVLVAHSLGCILTAHWASEHGRPIRGALLVAPGDLDRSGGHDAPGWSASWRPVPLARFPFPSIVVGSMNDPYCTAERSAFFAASWGSRLVNIGAHGHINVAAGFGLWPQGESLLQELIR
- a CDS encoding TIGR03618 family F420-dependent PPOX class oxidoreductase produces the protein MDDKVREFLMKHHAAIMATIRKDGQPHVARVTVALVDGKLWSSSTQTRLRTQFLRRDPRATLCVLDEGNAGRWLGLETKVRILDGPDAARQNLALRRVIAGDPPDVEQYLREKIAEQRLIYEFEIVHAYGQY